Proteins from a single region of Gordonia hongkongensis:
- a CDS encoding polysaccharide biosynthesis protein has translation MTTDPTTPGPDAGSASPPGDTDARSLGRVTMATIVAAASGYVVLLLAARHLGAVGYGVFAVFWAAYGLVTGAQNGQLQETTRAVRTAASEGLARSRPLLVNAGIGLGLAVLVVATSPVWSSRVFTADRGLSVLLLAVGVASFAVYAHLCGALSGRLDWSSFAVLLSVDALIRLAGAGVAVAAGWGVTAFLVVTVVGSVSWCLLLVVSASARRAIGVAGDVAPRRLTGNTLTAMAAAAASAVLVMGFPVLINLTTDLRGGPDADDVRTIGALILAVTLTRAPLLVPLNSFQGVLISRFVDRRDHRLAALGAPLGIVAAVGGVGVTAAWLVGPWLLRSVFGADFDLDGVVVAMLTLGATCLALLTVTGAAAIAAGAHRWYAAGWWVSTLVAIAMLLLPLDVATRTCVALVVGPLVGLGVHLVGLLRA, from the coding sequence ATGACGACCGATCCGACGACGCCGGGTCCGGACGCCGGTTCGGCCAGTCCGCCAGGCGACACCGACGCACGTTCACTGGGCCGGGTCACGATGGCGACGATCGTCGCGGCCGCGTCGGGGTATGTCGTCCTGCTCTTGGCGGCCAGGCATCTCGGGGCCGTCGGTTACGGCGTGTTCGCCGTGTTCTGGGCCGCCTACGGCCTGGTGACCGGGGCGCAGAACGGGCAACTCCAGGAGACGACGCGGGCGGTCCGGACCGCCGCATCGGAGGGGCTCGCCCGGTCACGCCCGTTGCTGGTCAACGCGGGCATCGGGCTCGGCCTGGCCGTTCTGGTCGTCGCGACGTCACCGGTGTGGAGCTCACGCGTTTTCACCGCGGATCGCGGCCTGTCGGTGCTGCTGCTCGCCGTCGGCGTGGCGAGCTTCGCGGTGTACGCGCACCTGTGCGGAGCGTTGTCGGGGCGGCTGGACTGGTCGTCGTTCGCGGTGCTGCTGTCGGTCGACGCGCTGATCCGGCTCGCTGGTGCCGGTGTCGCGGTGGCGGCCGGCTGGGGTGTCACCGCTTTCCTGGTCGTCACCGTCGTCGGGTCGGTGTCGTGGTGCCTGCTGCTCGTGGTGTCGGCCTCGGCCCGCCGTGCGATCGGCGTCGCCGGCGACGTCGCGCCCCGACGTCTGACGGGCAACACCCTGACCGCGATGGCCGCCGCCGCCGCGAGCGCCGTCCTCGTCATGGGTTTTCCCGTTCTCATCAACCTGACCACCGACCTGCGTGGCGGCCCCGACGCCGACGACGTCCGGACTATCGGCGCGCTGATCCTCGCCGTCACCCTGACCCGCGCACCACTACTGGTGCCGCTCAACAGCTTTCAGGGTGTGCTGATCTCGAGGTTCGTCGACCGCCGGGACCACCGCCTCGCCGCGCTGGGTGCTCCCCTCGGGATCGTCGCCGCGGTCGGTGGCGTCGGGGTGACGGCCGCGTGGCTGGTGGGCCCGTGGTTGCTGCGATCGGTGTTCGGCGCCGACTTCGATCTCGACGGTGTGGTCGTGGCGATGCTGACGCTCGGCGCGACGTGCCTGGCGCTGCTGACGGTGACCGGCGCCGCCGCGATCGCCGCGGGCGCCCACCGCTGGTACGCGGCCGGATGGTGGGTGTCGACCCTGGTCGCGATCGCGATGTTGTTGCTGCCGCTCGACGTCGCGACCCGGACCTGCGTCGCCCTCGTCGTGGGACCGCTGGTCGGCCTCGGCGTGCATCTCGTCGGATTGCTGCGGGCCTGA